The following proteins are co-located in the Conyzicola lurida genome:
- a CDS encoding ABC transporter permease, giving the protein MALMTPTAAADTAASAPALPVKKRGALPKRLAFIRPAIWLPVVVLVGALGFAWNVVAKDNPYLLPPLAKVGEALASNPGFYIHNAWVTLSVALVGLAIGFVTSYILAILISELPIARRAIMPVAVVLNVTPLVAIAPALVVAFGFGPEPKLIVTALICFFPILINVSTGLRSVPQSVVQVFTTIHASRVEMLWHVRMPSALPFLFTALRIVFPLSIIGAVVAELAAPGAAEGLGTVISIASSNNRLPVVYAAILCLAILGSVLLAVITAVERRVLHWHESMIGEKS; this is encoded by the coding sequence ATGGCACTAATGACACCCACAGCGGCAGCCGACACCGCCGCTTCGGCGCCCGCGCTCCCGGTGAAGAAGCGCGGCGCACTCCCGAAGCGTCTCGCCTTCATCCGACCCGCCATCTGGCTGCCCGTAGTGGTGCTCGTCGGCGCCCTCGGTTTCGCCTGGAATGTCGTAGCCAAGGACAATCCGTACCTGCTGCCGCCGCTTGCAAAGGTGGGGGAGGCGCTGGCCAGCAACCCCGGCTTCTACATCCACAACGCCTGGGTGACCCTGTCGGTGGCGCTCGTCGGTCTGGCGATCGGGTTCGTCACCTCGTACATCCTCGCGATCCTCATCTCCGAGCTGCCGATCGCCCGCCGCGCCATCATGCCGGTGGCAGTCGTGCTCAACGTGACGCCGCTCGTGGCGATAGCGCCCGCGCTGGTGGTCGCCTTCGGGTTCGGTCCGGAGCCTAAGCTCATCGTGACCGCGCTGATCTGCTTCTTCCCGATCCTCATCAACGTCTCGACCGGTCTGCGCTCGGTGCCGCAGTCGGTCGTCCAGGTATTCACCACCATCCATGCCTCCCGGGTCGAGATGCTCTGGCACGTGCGCATGCCCAGTGCGCTGCCGTTCCTGTTCACGGCTCTGCGCATCGTCTTCCCGCTGTCGATCATCGGCGCCGTCGTCGCGGAACTCGCGGCACCGGGAGCGGCCGAAGGACTCGGCACCGTGATCAGCATCGCGTCGTCGAACAACCGGCTGCCGGTCGTCTACGCGGCGATCCTCTGCCTCGCGATCCTCGGCTCCGTGCTGCTGGCCGTCATCACCGCCGTCGAGCGCCGGGTTCTGCACTGGCACGAGTCGATGATCGGCGAGAAGAGCTAG
- a CDS encoding ABC transporter ATP-binding protein translates to MSVAPAGVESDTISISQAVKIYGGGPSQFVALNGVDVTIERGQFVSIIGPSGCGKSTLLRLIAGLEEPDAGDVSVFGVTPERACAAKMIGLVPQTPALLPWLNVLKNVSLPGKINTGAERRRQRIGGHQQKSAPDMRDLLEKAGLADAAHKLPAQLSGGMQQRTAIVRAFGMQPDVLLMDEPFSALDEFTRESIQGQLLDIWDQMNTTVVFVTHSVTEAVRLSDKVLVMSAGPGRVTASVDIDLPRPRSEAMLKTAEFHHYEDVIRDHLQSAWRKSPAASAA, encoded by the coding sequence ATGTCAGTCGCTCCCGCCGGTGTGGAATCGGACACGATCAGCATCTCCCAGGCCGTCAAGATCTATGGCGGCGGTCCTTCGCAGTTCGTCGCGCTCAACGGCGTCGACGTGACGATCGAGCGCGGCCAGTTCGTCAGCATCATCGGCCCCTCCGGCTGTGGAAAGTCCACCCTTCTGCGGCTGATCGCCGGTCTGGAAGAACCGGACGCCGGTGACGTCAGCGTGTTCGGAGTGACCCCGGAACGGGCATGCGCCGCCAAGATGATCGGTCTCGTGCCGCAGACCCCCGCGTTGCTTCCCTGGCTCAACGTGCTGAAGAACGTCAGTCTGCCCGGGAAGATCAATACGGGAGCCGAGCGACGCCGCCAACGCATCGGAGGACACCAGCAGAAGTCCGCGCCCGACATGCGCGACCTGCTCGAGAAGGCCGGTCTCGCCGACGCCGCGCACAAGCTGCCGGCACAGCTCAGCGGCGGGATGCAGCAGCGTACGGCCATCGTGCGCGCGTTCGGCATGCAGCCGGACGTGCTGCTGATGGACGAGCCGTTCTCGGCGCTCGACGAATTCACCCGCGAGTCGATCCAGGGGCAGCTGCTCGATATCTGGGACCAGATGAACACCACCGTCGTGTTCGTGACCCACTCCGTGACAGAGGCCGTGCGACTCTCCGACAAGGTGCTGGTCATGTCCGCCGGCCCGGGCCGGGTCACCGCTTCGGTCGACATCGACCTCCCGCGCCCACGCAGCGAGGCGATGCTGAAGACCGCCGAGTTCCACCACTACGAAGACGTCATCCGCGACCACCTGCAGTCCGCCTGGCGCAAGTCGCCCGCCGCGAGCGCAGCCTGA
- a CDS encoding flavin reductase, which produces MSAEVAMNTATGRYLTSPPEFDPAELRRALAMMGTSVTLVTTSVDGTPFGFTANSFTSVSVSPPLVAVFLAETADSYPAFSRTSHVAVNILADGQGDIAKHFATKGVDKFAAVELHHEFDHVPVVTGAMASIVGRVHERWTVGDHLMIIVHVDDVTRSDVEPLVYQNRQFRKLV; this is translated from the coding sequence GTGAGCGCCGAGGTCGCCATGAACACCGCGACGGGTCGATACCTCACCTCGCCGCCCGAGTTCGATCCCGCGGAGCTGCGCCGCGCGCTCGCCATGATGGGCACTTCGGTGACGCTCGTGACGACCAGCGTCGACGGCACCCCGTTCGGCTTCACCGCCAACAGCTTCACCAGTGTGTCGGTGAGCCCGCCGCTCGTCGCCGTCTTCCTCGCGGAGACGGCCGACAGCTATCCCGCGTTCTCCCGCACCTCCCACGTCGCGGTCAACATCCTCGCCGACGGCCAGGGAGACATCGCCAAGCACTTCGCGACGAAGGGCGTCGACAAGTTCGCCGCCGTGGAACTGCACCACGAGTTCGACCACGTGCCGGTCGTCACAGGGGCGATGGCATCGATCGTCGGCCGCGTGCACGAGCGCTGGACCGTGGGAGACCACCTCATGATCATCGTGCACGTCGACGACGTCACCCGCTCCGACGTCGAACCCCTCGTCTATCAGAACCGCCAGTTCAGGAAGTTGGTATAG
- a CDS encoding NAD(P)H-dependent oxidoreductase: MTLTIDGVVGNPRQGSKTLAATTAFVELLATRIGADSTHVHDLAAFGSRVLDYADPAAAALRSTLTGAQVLVVATPVYKGSYTGLLKAFLDGYGPGALADTLTIPFTVAASPEHSLAGATHLQPLLDELGAISPMGGLFLRDSVVAEPEERDIHLAAWIDSRLPRLARLTGVAA; the protein is encoded by the coding sequence GTGACTCTCACCATTGACGGCGTCGTGGGTAATCCGCGTCAGGGTTCGAAGACCCTCGCCGCGACCACCGCGTTCGTCGAGCTGCTCGCGACACGAATCGGAGCAGACTCCACGCACGTACACGATCTGGCGGCCTTCGGCAGCCGGGTGCTGGACTACGCAGACCCGGCCGCGGCCGCGCTCCGCTCCACGCTCACGGGCGCGCAGGTCCTCGTCGTGGCGACCCCCGTTTACAAGGGCTCGTACACGGGGCTGCTCAAGGCGTTCCTCGACGGCTACGGTCCCGGCGCCCTCGCCGACACCCTCACGATCCCGTTCACCGTCGCCGCGTCGCCCGAGCACTCGCTCGCCGGCGCCACCCACCTCCAGCCCCTCCTCGACGAGCTCGGTGCCATCAGCCCGATGGGCGGCCTCTTCCTGCGCGACTCGGTCGTCGCGGAGCCGGAGGAACGCGACATCCACCTCGCCGCCTGGATCGACAGCCGGCTGCCACGCCTCGCCCGGCTCACGGGGGTGGCAGCGTGA